In Tenrec ecaudatus isolate mTenEca1 chromosome 4, mTenEca1.hap1, whole genome shotgun sequence, a single window of DNA contains:
- the MPZL2 gene encoding myelin protein zero-like protein 2, whose product MYGQSLPPGLLLLLLGLQLSAFGPTAAMEIYTPRVLEAVNGTDARLKCTFSSFAPVGEALTVTWNFRPRDGGSEQFVFYFHQGPYGARIGRFKDRVVWDGNLDRYDVSIILWKLQFDDNGTYTCHVKNPPDVDGLIGEIRLSVVQTVQFSEIHFLTMAIGSACALMILIVIAVVLVQHFRKKRSADRAHKVVEIKPQEDERLNQEKKASVFFEEN is encoded by the exons ATGTATGGCCAGAGCCTTCCTccggggctgctgctgctgctgcttggccTACAGCTCTCAG CTTTTGGGCCGACAGCAGCCATGGAAATTTACACCCCCCGCGTGCTGGAGGCTGTGAACGGGACGGACGCTCGGTTAAAATGCACGTTCTCCAGCTTCGCCCCCGTGGGCGAAGCTCTCACAGTGACCTGGAATTTCCGTCCTCGAGATGGGGGGTCTGAGCAATTT GTCTTTTACTTCCACCAGGGGCCCTACGGTGCCCGGATAGGGCGCTTCAAGGACCGGGTGGTCTGGGACGGGAACCTTGATCGGTACGATGTTTCCATTATCCTCTGGAAGCTGCAGTTCGATGACAATGGGACATACACCTGCCACGTGAAGAACCCACCAGATGTTGACGGGCTGATAGGAGAGATCCGGCTCAGTGTTGTCCAGACCG TACAGTTCTCTGAGATCCACTTCCTGACCATGGCCATCGGCTCCGCCTGTGCGCTGATGATCCTAATTGTCATTGCGGTGGTCCTCGTCCAGCATTTCCGGAAAAAGCGATCCGCTGACAGAGCTCACAAAGTGGTGGAGATAAAACC ACAAGAAGATGAACGGCTTAACCAAGAGAAAAAGGCTTCTGTTTTttttgaagaaaactga